The DNA sequence CCAGCCGAGGGAGCGGGGCTCTCCCGGTCCCACCACGGGCGAGAGGGTcccgcgggggccgggggccaGGGAAAACCCcgaaaaaaataaagaacccCCCCAAAAAGTTCAGCTACCCCAAAGCTgcacccccccggcccccccgcgcTCCCCGGCCCTACCTGCGCGGGTGGGAGCGGGTCCCTGCGCGCACAGCAGCGCGCACAGCAGCGCGCAGCGCAGCGCCCCGGCGCACGGCGGGGCCATGGCCCGACCCGGTTATGCTCGGCTTAGCCAGGCTCAGCTCAGCCCGGttcggctcggctcggctcggctggGCCCGGTCCGGTCCCAGCGGGAGGTGTCGGCTGCGGCGCTCCCGGGAGAGCGGAGCGGAGCCGCGGGCACATGCGCGCCCGCGGGAggcggccccgggggcggcggggggcgggcaggggcggcCCCGCCTCGTCCCGCTCCGccccgggggggcccggcccgTGGGGGGGGCCCTGCCCATGGCGGGGGGGCCGCTCCAGGGGTGCAGCCCCCCGACCCCCGGCGCCCCGTGACCGTGGGAAAGGCGGGGATGCGCCGGTCCGGGGGGGGCTCCGGAGCGCCGGGCGCTGCGCTCCAGCACGCACTGCTCGGCTGGGCGCACTGCACTGCACTCACTGCACCCACTGCACCGCACCCACTGCACCCACTGCACCCACTGCACCCACAGCACTGCACCCACTGCACCCACTGCATCCACTGCGCCCACTGCACCCACTGTACCCACTGCACCCACGGCACTGCATCCACTGCACCCACTGCACGCACTGCACTCACTGCACCCACTGCACCCACGGCACTGCACCCACTGCACCCACTGCGCCCACTGAACTTCACTGACTGCATCCACTGCACTCACTGCACACGCGCTGCCCGCTCGCCCCGCACCGCACACGTCCCGCACCGCCGcacaccccccagcccccgcaTCCCCCCGGGGCACCACGACCCTCCTCGGGGCTGCGGAGGGTCCCTCCGCCGGTCCCGGCCGCTCCCGGGACCGTTCAGCACCGCGAACAGctcccgccgggccgggccgggccgagccgggccgaACCCCTCCCGACCCGTGGCCGTGCTCGGGGGGGGGCGGCTGCAGCCGTGCCCGGGAGCACCGGGGGCCCCCGACCCCCTCGGGGTCCCGGCAGCGCCGCAGCCCGGCCCGGGCACCCCGGGACCCGCCACGCTTtggcagcggggccgggacTGGCCACACTCGCCCCCCTTGACCCCCCGCCGTGGGGGAAGGTCGCCTGGGAAGGCCTGAAATGCAGCGGGCTTCGAGGAACCGGCGCGGGGGAGAGAGTCCCGGTAGGGTCCCGGGGGTGCGCAcgccttctcctccctcctcctcctcctcccccgggGCGGTgggctccctgccagccccccccccgcttcccgcagcccccccgctGCCGGACCAGCCCTTCCCGCTTCTCCCGGCCATGAATTATTCAGACCCGCGTGGGAAAGCCGGGCCGTGGGGACCCACGGAGGGGGGGGCTGCGCACCCCCGGCTCTGCGGGGGCGGACCCAgcgcccccccaccccatccccagcgTGCAAAGCGCCCCAAACCTCTCCAATGGGGGGGGGAAGCcggcgccccccccccccccttctcccgCAGCACGGTCCTGCAAGAGCTTTGCGGGGgcaccggggccgggggggtcccgggggcggcgtgggagggcgggggggggggggtgtttttaTGAATGGGCCGCTCCGTCCCCGTGTGATACTACGCGGCGCGCGCGCTGCCTCGCAGGGCGCTGATTGGCTCCGGCGCGCCGTTGACGTCACAGCGGGGCGaacggggctgggggggggcgcGGCGGTGAGTcacccccccccaacacccccctcCGCCGGCCCCCCCGGCTCGGCTCGGGCGCTATAACTGGGGGGCGCCCATGGCAGCGGGTCCGCAGGCCGGGAGCCCAGCGcagggcgggccggggccgagCATCGCGGCGGGTGAGTGCctggcaccggggggggggggggggacgggacacggtgggggggacacgggcacCGGGAAGGGGGGACacgggcaccggggggggggacacgagcACCGGGGAGGGGGGATAAGGACACgggaggggggacacggggaccgGGAGGGGGGACATAGAcagcgggggggggacacggacacgggaggggggacacagggaccaGAAGGGGCCATACAGACACGGGAGGCCCCGGGACAGACAcgggggaggggggacacggaCACGGGAAGGGGGACACGagcactggggaggggggacacggaCACGGGAGGGGGGCCACGGACACGGGAGGGGGGCGTGAGGCTGCTCGGGCAAAGCACAGAGCTATGGGAagggggggcgaggggcagccGTGCTGCCTGCCCGGGTGCCCCCCCCCTCAAGGCAAGGGGGGATCCCCCCCGGCTGGGGGGTGCACggcggggcagggagggtgccTCTCCCCGCTGGGGTGAGGGTCCCAGGGAGCAGGGCCGCCCCCTTCACCTGCTGCTTGGGGTCCCGTCAGTTCAGCCCCGAAGGCctcgggggtggggggggagccAGGGTCTGTCCTGCTCCCCGTATTTACCCACCAAAACCACCCCGTGAACAAGCCCCAGCAGCAGTGGGGGGGTGCGTGTGTcccctatttatttttctttgctcgCAAAAGAATTAAACCCAAACCACCTTGTCCAGAAAAATCCCACTGGGAGCAAACAGCGAGCAACCCCCCCCCAAAGCACGCTGCTCTGCCCCGCTCCTGGAGACAACTtctggggggaggcagggctgtCCTGGGTGGCACGGGGACAGCCCGGGCGCTGAGGGGGGCTGCTCTTGCTTTCGGCTGCGGCAGGTCAGCCTCCGGCAGCGATGATGGAGGAAGGGCCCCCCAACCCCAGTGGAAGCCAGCGAGGCTGGTCGGTGACCACGAacggcagcagctccctggacCTGAAGCCTCTGGTGCAACCCCTCGCCTTGAACCCGTGGGACGTCGTCCTCTGCATCTCCGGGACCGTTATCTCCTGCGAGAATGCCATCGTGGTGGTGGTCATCTTCTACACCCCGGCTTTCCGGGCTCCTACGTTCCTCCTCATCGGCAGCTTGGCCACAGCCGACCTGCTGGCAGGTTTGGGGTTGATCCTGCATTTTGCCTTTATCTACTTCATCCCGTCGGAGGCGATGAGCCTGCTGACGGTGGGGCTCCTGGTCACCTCCTTCACGGCCAGCGTCAGCAGCTTGCTGACCATCACCATCGACCGCTACCTGTCCCTCTACAACGCCCTGACCTACTACTCGGAGAGGACGGTCACCAGGACTTACGTCATGTTGCTCCTCACCTGGGGAGCCTCCATCTGCTACGGGCTCCTGCCCGTCATGGGCTGGAACTGCCTGAAGGAGCCCTCCGCCTGCAGCATCGTCAAGCCCCTGACAAAGAACCACCTCATCATCCTCTCCGTCTCCTTCTTCATGGTCTTTGCGGTGATGCTCCAGCTCTACGTGCAGATCTGTAAGCTCATCTGCCGGCACGCTCACCAAATCGCCGTCCAGAGACATTTCCTGGCCGCGTCCCACTACGTCACCACCCGAAAAGGCATCGCCACCTTGGCCGCCATCCTGGGCGCCTTCGCTTCGTGCTGGCTGCCCTTCGCCGTTTACTGCCTGCTGGGGGATGACACCTACCCAGCCCTCTACACCCACCTCACCCTCCTCCCCGCCACCTACAACTCCATGATCAACCCCATCATTTACGCCTTCAGGAACCAGGAGATCCAGAAGGTGCTGTGGACCGTGTGCTGCGGGTGCCTCTCCTCCACCATGCCTTTCCGCTCCCACTCCCCCAGCGACGTCTGACACGTTCCCCCGTCCCCGGCCTCTCCCCACCTTTCACTTACCAGCTGCGGTTGGgggattttctttatttttttcccctttttcattCCCAGAGACGCGGCGCAGGAGCTCTCGGAACCAAGCAGCTCTTCGCAGCCCCCTCCTTTTGGGCACAgccccttctcttcctctattttttcccctttttgaatttacaggagagaaaaaaccaTAGTTTTTATCCATAATATAATCTATATTTATGTGTGCATGcaagaaagagggaggagatCCTCATATTTTGTTTACAACTATTTatgatgctttatttttttaggggGGGGGGATACCAGGAACGTTCGCTCCCCTCTTGCTTTTTTTACAGCCTCGTTATTTACCTCAGAgagttaaaatatattttgtacgTTTGGGGAAGGCGGGGGGGGAAAGActctctggctggaggaggaggagggactCAACCCCACCCCTTTCTCCCAGCTGTCCATccctttatttattattttttaatgatgatTTAATGGGATTTCCACGCCGCCTTCTCAGCGCTGGGGCTTGCTGCCCTCTAGTGCTCGCTGCCTTTGGGCAGAGGGTGCTGCCAGAGGCTCCGCACCCCCAAACCCAGCAGCTTCGGggtcccctgggtgctgcccaCCCCCTCCATGGGCACCCAgagcttccccccccccaagcctTTCTTTGCACTGGGACTggatttgcacatttttttggggggggggtggatgTGAAGAGGCCCCTTGGGATGGGGACCCCTCGCTGGGGTGCTGCAGAGAGGGGGGTTAGGGTGGGTGGGGGCTGCTTCTTGTTTACAGCCATGGGTAGGGGGGGAATAAAGGTAATTTGTGATACGAGATGTGGCTGTTTGAtgctggggaggggctgggTTGGGACGGTGGCCCCTGCGGTGGAGGGGGAGAGCAGGTGGAGGTCCCTACGCTGTCACCCCGAGTCCAGGCAGGGTCTTCTCCCCGCTCCGTGTCCCTACGCCCGGGTAAGAAATCCCAAGTGACAGCACTTCCCCCCACACCCATCACATCGTGTTAGCAGGAGCCGACCCCGGGGGGAGCAGCACCGAAGGCCTTGGCCATCCTCatcctcccagcacccagcaggcagaggggctgcgTCCAGCCTCGGGCTGTTATTGCTGCCTCCATCACAGCAAGGTCacgggcagctgcctgcaccccacagcccctctcctggcCAGGGTGGCACGGGAGGGCTCAGGGCTCTGCCCAGGACCCCTGCACCGAGGTGGCCCTGCTGCAAGAGCCCCCCCACTCAAACAGGGGCTGGGATACCCGTCGTCGCTGTTCATGGGAAGGCAGGGTTAACGATGGCAGAGCTAATTAGGGCAGCTCATCCCCTCTGGTAGCAGGGCTCTGCGCCCTGAGAGCCCCCCgtgcccctgcccaccccggtcagggagcagcaggttCCTCGGGGGCGTTCGTGCATCCGCAGACGCGCGGGGACGTGGCAgagcccggggccgggggcagccggAGCCCGGCTGGGTGCTGCGGTGCAGGATGAGTGCCGGCCCCCCCGAGGCTTGGCTTCACCTTGGGCTCGGGGACCTGGTGGCAGCCCGGAGGGTTGGTGCTGTTTAttgcaaaggaaataaagatttcCTTCCGCTTCTCGGCCGTGCTGAGCGCTGGAGGGGGGGTGGCAGCAAGCGGcgatggggctggggagaggctgaaggaCCCACAGACCAACGGCTCCTGCTCtccaggggctggggagaggctgaaggaCCCACAGACCAACGGCTCCTGCTCTCCAGGGGCTGGGCTCGATGCTGGGGACAAGGCTGGGGGATTTGGGGCTCCCCTTGTCCCCGCTGAGGTTAAGCTGGGGGCAAGGAGCAAAGCTCAGGGGTTGGAGAGCCCCGTCGTGCCCTGGGGTGAGCTGAGGACCCTCCACCCTGCGCCCATCGCCCCCAGCAGTGACAACTCCTGCAATTCCCAGCCCAGTTGTATTCACAGTTTCTACTGGGTTGTTCTTACATCGTTGTCCAGCAGCTTAAACAGCTTCTCTCTCCCTCGTGCTCACCCTGCCGATGTCTTCAGGGGGAGCAGCCGCAGCCCCTTTGCGTCTCTGTGGTGGGAAGCCCTGCagtccctcctgctccctgggATCCCTGTCACCCCCCTGGGGACAGGGTGACACTCCAGGGTGTGCAGGCACGTGGCATAAAGGCAGCCCCATGCAGGTCTGCTGGGACCCCTCATGGGCTCCCACCCACGGCGGCTGCTGGCAGGGTAGGCAcagggctgcagcccccagctcctggcagggctgtgctggagctgatgGGCTTCCCCAGTTCATCCTGGGGGGATGCCCAGGGCTCAGGGGCTGGGGGCGAGCCCACAGCGACAGCCCAGCACCCAaaacccccagcacccagccgcATCGCATCAGGCCACGGGGCTGCCtatccccagctcccccccagcagcaATGCGGGGAGCCCTCGGAGCTGGACGCTGCCCTGAGCCCCCGTACCCACCACCACGGGTCCCCTCAGAACGTCACCCCTCGCAGCCCCCACCAGCCACCACGGTGGCCACCGCTGAGCACGTGGTTGCCCCTTTGGGCAGCCTTTTGGCTCCTACCTGTGTCCAGTTCCCTCCTGCTGGGATGGAAGAGGAAAGCCGAGGCTGGACACGGGGCCAGTTGCCCTCCTGGCACATCAGCCAGTGAGTCGGGAGACGTTCCcggctgctccagccctttggGGGACGGAGCAGGCGGCATCAGAGATAAACAGCCCGCAGCAGGGCccagactgctgcttttttcggtggaaaaagatgcagaaagtGGAGGTATAAAACCCAGCCAAATCTGAGTGCCGAGTAGCCACCCCCACGCTGCCGATGTGCAGGAGAGGCTCAGGGGGACCAACAGCCCCGCTCTGGGGTTAAAATACGAGCTAAGAGGCTGTGAGTGGGATAAAGGAGTGGGTACATCCTCACCCCAGCTGTGTGCGCACATCTGGCAccccctgcccagcaccacGGCTCCCAGGAGATGCTGTGAGCCACGGGCAACCTCTTGCCTCccaccctgcctgtgctgcagcgAGGGCATGGGGCTCCGGGCAGGTTTTGTTCCCCGTCTCTGCCGTGGGCAGCCCCTGTGCCCTTGGCAACAGTGGGGCTTGGTGATGGCTCCGAGCACCCGCCCTTTGCCACCTCGCCAGGCAAGAGCGTTGGCAGTAGCCACGGCAAAGCCAGGGCTGGTCCTTGCCAGGTGAGAGCTAAGGAGCCTCCGCTCAAGCCCTGGTGCCAAAAACACAGGGGGCTTTGCCAGATCAGAGGAGGGAGGGTGCTGCTACCCCAAAacctccctgccagcaccctAAACCCCAACTGAGGCAGAGCCAAGAGCTGCCCATCGCCCACACCGCACCCCGGGGACCGGGCGCTGCTCCCAGCGGCACCGGGGTGCCCGTGATGGGAGCACGAGCCCCAACAGGAACACAGGGCCACGAGGAGCTCTGGTTGTTGGCCTGGGTCACATTCAAACGAGAAACCTCAGCCCTGGCTCGGGGGATTGGGTTTCCTTGGAAGCAGAGGGCAGGAAATGAGGCAAACGCGGCCCCGCTCGGAAGCGTTTTACCAAATGCCAAAGGCAGCGGGAGGCGTCACGGTGCGACTCGGGCTGCGGAGCATCGTCCTGGGCCCCCACGGGAGCCAGGGCTGCGGAGCATCATCCTGGGCCACCACGGGAGGCACTGGCCggtgctccccagggagcaGAGCCCGTCCGAACGTGCTGCCCCGGGTGGGTGACAGCCCACAGCAGGGTGGGAAGCGGCTCCAGCACCCATTTTATTCCTGCGGCAACAGCCAATGCTGAAGGCGGGTTCACACCACGAGCTGCGGGGTGCAGGgacccagggctgcagcacccaccGCTCCCCACTGGCACAGGACCGGGCTCCTACGCTGGCTCAGGGCTGGGGCTTTGTCTACCCCaacccaggctgggcagagcgGTTTGGCCCCAGCTCTGCGCCGGCTGCATTAAGCCCTTGGCCTTCGCGGGAGCGGGCGAGCCCAGcgcagagctgctgccctgccagacTGCAGAAACTTGAGCTCCAAATCCATAATTCCTCTGGCACCCCGTGGTTATTTGTGAGCTGCTGCGAGCAGATGGGAGAGTTACAGATAAAGCCATCCGCAGCACGGGAGCCCAGCGCCTTCCCCACACACAACCGCGTAGGcaacagcaaaggcagggaggggagaggggggggaaggaaaaaagagagtgagagagaaggAGTCAGCCATTTCTAGAGGGGCTGAGCTGCCATCTCAGCACACCTACGTGCGAGAAACGGGGACTCTCTGCTGGCAGCGGGCCCTTGCCGGGGAGTTGGAAGAGGGGCTGGTGCTCTCCCACCACCCGTGGATGCTTGGCGAAGGAAGGCGGCGCGAGTCGGGGGTGACATTGGCAAAGCGCGAGCTCTGCCACACGCCGGGAGAGCAGGCTGTTAACGCTGATCGGAGCTGGCAGCGCCTGCACTCGCTTTGGTCCCAGAGGGGGAATTAAGGGAGAGAAGCTGACGTCAGTGGTGGAAAGGACACGCAGCCCACTCGTCCAAGGCAGCCGGCAGCATCTTCTGGGTGTTGCTAACACCACcttgaaggagaaaattaaatagGTCTTTGGAGACAAGGGGCTCCTGTGAAGCCGGAGCCCGGCCAGCTGCGATGCGGTGCTGAGCCCCGTGGAAGAGACAGACGGGCAGAGACATCAAAGGCTGGGGCTGAGGCCAGAGCGCAGAGGCACCGCAGAGCCCCAGCAcctctgccccagctgcagcagctcctgctgctcacGGAAAGGGCTCGGGCTCCCCCAGCACCGGCACACGATTGTCTCACTGCTGGGCTTTTCTTCCCTGCACCAAGCTCTACCCCAGGCCGGGGAGCAGGAGCGCAGGGGAGGCACCGAGATTTCCCTGGCTGTATTTTACGGGGGGGGTCAACCAGCACGAcactccccccatccccacagatGACTTTTCAAGGGCTGGTACCCCAAAAGCACCCGGCTGTGTGCTAGCACAGAGGCACCATGGTCACAGCTGCACCCACCCAGCCAAGGGAGCCCAGGGTGCCGGCCGCTCCTCCCCGACTCGAGCTGGAGCCAAGAGCCAGGACGC is a window from the Nyctibius grandis isolate bNycGra1 chromosome 24, bNycGra1.pri, whole genome shotgun sequence genome containing:
- the GPR3 gene encoding G-protein coupled receptor 3 gives rise to the protein MMEEGPPNPSGSQRGWSVTTNGSSSLDLKPLVQPLALNPWDVVLCISGTVISCENAIVVVVIFYTPAFRAPTFLLIGSLATADLLAGLGLILHFAFIYFIPSEAMSLLTVGLLVTSFTASVSSLLTITIDRYLSLYNALTYYSERTVTRTYVMLLLTWGASICYGLLPVMGWNCLKEPSACSIVKPLTKNHLIILSVSFFMVFAVMLQLYVQICKLICRHAHQIAVQRHFLAASHYVTTRKGIATLAAILGAFASCWLPFAVYCLLGDDTYPALYTHLTLLPATYNSMINPIIYAFRNQEIQKVLWTVCCGCLSSTMPFRSHSPSDV